One Thermomonas paludicola genomic window, GCAGGCAGCAGCAGCCACGCAGACCCGCCTTGCCGTAGCCAAAGCCACGGCAAATAGCAACCGACGATTTCCGCAATCACGGTGATGAGGTAAAGCAAGAACGTCTTCACGCCGTCGCTCCGACCGCTCCCGCTAGCTCCTCGCGGCAATGATGAATCTCAATAGTGGAGTGGACGATTTCTTCATGCACCGACAGGCGCTCACGCACTACATCGGGCGTCAGCGCTGCGTCATGGGTCACCACCGTCATCGCGCACGAATAAACCTGCTTGCCCACGCGCCAGACGTGCAGGTCGGCGATCCGGGTGTCACCGCCGTCCGCCCCGGTTTCCACAACCTCACGAATCCCATCGACCACCGGATGATCCATCTCGCGGTCGAGCAGCACCTTGCCGGTATCGACAATGAGCCCCTTGGCCCAGACTGCCACCAGCACGGCACCGACGATGCCCATAACCGGGTCCAACCACGACCAGCCGTACATCCAACCACCAAACAGAGCCACAATGGCGAGAACCGAAGTGGCCGCGTCAGCGATGACGTGCAGGTACGCCGATTTCAGATTGAGATCGTGATGGTGATCGTGGTGGTCATGGCCGTGATCGTGTCCATGCGAATGACCGTGATCGTGATGGTGCGCCTTGCCGAGAATCAGCGCGCAGACGACATTCACCGCTAGCCCGAGAATAGCGATCACAATCGCCTCCTGGTACTGAATGGGTTGCGGCGAGACGATCCGCTCTACTGAGCCGACCACCATCATCACGGCCACTCCAAGCAGGAAGATGGCGCTGGCAAAGCCACCCAGAATCTCGATTTTCCAGGTGCCAAACGCGAAGCGCGGATCCTTCGCATACCGCCGGGCGGTAGCATAGGCCATCGCGGAAAGCCCGATCGCAACGGCATGGGAGCTCATGTGCCAGCCGTCTGCCAGCAAGGCCATCGAGTTGTACCACCAGCCCGCAGCGATCTCGACCACCATCATGACAGCGGTGATCCACATCACCACCCGAGTACTTCGCTCGGCGGCGTCGTTGCCAGTATCGAAGACGTGGTCGTGTATCCAGTTGGACAGGTTCTCGGTATGCATGATGGATCTCACTTCAGGTAGGCGCGAAGGACATCGATCAACTCATCGGCACCTTGGCCTTGGCGGATTGACAAGGCCGCACTCGTGGCATCGAATGGACTGGGCTGGCTCAACTGCATGACCTCACTGGAAGACCTCGCCCGCAAGGCGGGCGTCGGTCGCGTCAATCTGGACGCCCTGGCCTTGCAGTACCGCGAAGACTGGCTGTCCAGCATCAAGACCAAGATCATGTTGGGAATCATCCCGTGAAGTCGCCGCGCTGACGGTGCCGACGCAAGCGAGGCCACTCAGCACCAACCCAAGGAGCATCGAGTGGCCAAGAAGTCTCACAAGATTGGTAGGCGAGTATGAGCCACACCGTCCGTGAAAGTCGAAGCTGATGGGCCGGGTGCGACGCATCCGGGGTCAGGTCGAGGCCCTGGAGCGTGCGCTCGACGCCGAGAAGGGCTGCGCTGAAGTCCTGCACCAGATCGCAGCAGTACGCGGCGCCATCCACGGATTGATGGCGGAGGTGCTCGAAGAGCACGTGCGCACGCACATCGCCGACCCTGCGATCACCAATGATGCCGAGCGAAGGCATCCGAGCGCGAGTCCGGCCTGAGCATGGCGTACATCGCCATCAGCAAAGTGTCCGATCAGATCCAGAACCGTGTTTTCAACAGGCCGCTGGCCCACAAGGCCAAGCTCGATCTTGTTAAAAGCCGCTTGTCGAGTTTCCAATCCCAATAGGCGGTGGCGATGAAGAAGACCCTTCTGGCGGCACTTACGGGATTGATGAGCATCCAGGCAGCGCCTGCTCTCGCTGAGAACTACGAGGTGAACCTGACCCGCAAGGGCAGCAACGCTTACAAAATCGACGGCAAGGACATCATCATCCAGACGCGCCACTGCTACGTCTACGCCTACTCCGGTGGCGCTCGCGAGGCCATGCCCGAAAACCGCGCCAACACTGGCGTTTCGGGCAAAAAAAATCCCAACCGATAAGGGTTGGGATTTCAAGTATTGGTGGAGGTGGGCGGAATCGAACCGCCGTCCGAAGGTACTTGATGCCCGGCACTACATGCTTAGCTCGTTGTTTGATCTCGGATGACGGCAACACAACGTGCGAAGCACGCCGTCATCCACACCCGCTTTGGTTTCGGAGCCAGTTGACGGGTCGCCGCCGGCACCTATCCCGTGATAATGACCCTACATCCACGAGCACAGGCACAAGTGGGTTCGGGGCTTACGCCTTAAGCGGCGAGAGCGTAGACGTCGTCGTTGGCGTCTGGGTTTTTGCAGCTGGATTATCGAGGAAAGCTACCCCCTCGGCATGCGCCGTGCGATCTCGCAACCCCCCGTCGAAGCCAGTGCACCCCCGGGAAACTGTCGATGTCGCCGACACCCCCAGTATAGGGACGGGCGCGGCTTTCACAAGCGCCAAGCTGAAGCGCAGCCCCACAAGAACACGGACCGCATGGCGGCCCGTGTTCCTGGTTGCCGTGCCGTCCCGGCTTATGAGCCCAGCGGCAGCAGGCGGATCTCCACGCGACGGTTGAGCGAGCGGCCGTAGTCGGTGTTGTTGTCGGCAATCGGGAAGCGCTT contains:
- the dmeF gene encoding CDF family Co(II)/Ni(II) efflux transporter DmeF; translation: MHTENLSNWIHDHVFDTGNDAAERSTRVVMWITAVMMVVEIAAGWWYNSMALLADGWHMSSHAVAIGLSAMAYATARRYAKDPRFAFGTWKIEILGGFASAIFLLGVAVMMVVGSVERIVSPQPIQYQEAIVIAILGLAVNVVCALILGKAHHHDHGHSHGHDHGHDHHDHHHDLNLKSAYLHVIADAATSVLAIVALFGGWMYGWSWLDPVMGIVGAVLVAVWAKGLIVDTGKVLLDREMDHPVVDGIREVVETGADGGDTRIADLHVWRVGKQVYSCAMTVVTHDAALTPDVVRERLSVHEEIVHSTIEIHHCREELAGAVGATA
- a CDS encoding metal/formaldehyde-sensitive transcriptional repressor; amino-acid sequence: MGRVRRIRGQVEALERALDAEKGCAEVLHQIAAVRGAIHGLMAEVLEEHVRTHIADPAITNDAERRHPSASPA